The Desulfovibrio inopinatus DSM 10711 genome window below encodes:
- a CDS encoding AraC family transcriptional regulator: MIGVKEWANFFTPEGLDGVECLRAHFMRRRFQVHAHDGYAVGVITSGALGFEYRGERLVATTGIVNTVVPGEPHTGEAAGEVGWSYRMLYLDAALVRSMLQEADVKSGDIIFTPGIVHDASLAARIATAHRLLEEGQLSVLARQSLMRSLVVAWMIRHGRETRPGRTLSFDPTQALHRVRQKLEDEYAEDVSLEELADLAGLSPWHLNRAFRQVYGLPPHRYQTMIRVRQAKSLLLSGARVVDAALETGFYDQSHLTRHFTPQIGVSPGLYRKSVQEKR, from the coding sequence GTGATCGGGGTCAAGGAATGGGCGAACTTTTTTACACCTGAAGGACTCGATGGCGTGGAGTGCCTTCGCGCTCACTTTATGCGACGGCGGTTTCAGGTGCATGCGCATGATGGTTACGCAGTGGGAGTGATCACTTCTGGTGCTCTCGGGTTTGAATATCGTGGAGAACGGCTTGTTGCCACAACTGGGATCGTCAATACCGTTGTGCCAGGGGAACCGCATACCGGCGAAGCAGCAGGAGAAGTTGGCTGGAGTTACCGTATGCTCTACCTTGATGCAGCCCTGGTGCGGTCCATGCTCCAGGAAGCCGACGTCAAGTCTGGAGATATCATTTTTACTCCGGGTATTGTCCACGATGCATCACTCGCTGCACGCATAGCAACGGCGCACCGTCTTCTTGAAGAGGGACAACTATCTGTTCTCGCACGACAAAGCCTCATGCGTTCATTGGTTGTTGCCTGGATGATTCGACATGGTCGGGAAACACGCCCGGGCCGTACACTTTCTTTCGATCCGACCCAGGCGCTCCATCGTGTTCGTCAAAAATTGGAAGACGAGTACGCAGAAGATGTGTCTTTGGAAGAGCTTGCCGATTTGGCTGGTTTGAGCCCTTGGCATCTCAACCGGGCCTTTCGTCAAGTATACGGTTTACCACCACATCGCTACCAGACCATGATCCGGGTTCGGCAGGCAAAATCTTTATTGTTATCGGGAGCACGAGTTGTCGATGCCGCATTGGAAACTGGATTTTACGACCAAAGCCATTTGACCAGACACTTTACCCCCCAGATTGGAGTTTCTCCAGGCCTCTACCGCAAAAGCGTACAAGAGAAACGCTGA
- a CDS encoding DMT family transporter, with product MDTVSRIKAYACLTTAMVMVGSSVVVARHLVMNMPVFWALGLRFAIALVTMLPVLLRLIPKVRSHGRDLIVLLCQAIFGAVLFNIFMLYGLKTETAVIGGIMAGTTPLVMACVATIFYGEHLNRMAKLGILFSGLGIVLANSGTLFVQGGDVGSLRGIICIILAYVSEAVFLLMRKSVSSAISDMEASAVITLAGAIFFVPTAFVISPEFHVSSLSIAQWGILTYYGLIVTVAAYWFWFRGVSGVPASEAGAFVGVMPASGVIISALFLHETIRASHVAGCLLVAVGIVFAAGPTWQVPRWMRRGVREPLVVSEIPGHEGMRRRHH from the coding sequence ATGGATACTGTCTCACGAATTAAAGCCTACGCGTGCCTGACGACGGCCATGGTAATGGTGGGGTCGTCTGTTGTTGTTGCCAGGCATCTTGTGATGAATATGCCGGTTTTTTGGGCTCTTGGCCTTCGATTTGCCATTGCGCTTGTCACGATGTTGCCGGTTCTTCTCCGTCTTATCCCCAAAGTACGAAGTCATGGTCGAGACCTGATCGTACTTTTGTGCCAAGCAATTTTTGGAGCTGTTCTGTTCAATATTTTCATGCTCTATGGTCTGAAAACGGAAACCGCGGTCATTGGTGGCATTATGGCGGGAACAACGCCGCTCGTCATGGCGTGTGTTGCGACGATTTTCTATGGAGAGCATTTAAATCGCATGGCGAAATTGGGCATCCTGTTCAGCGGATTGGGTATTGTTCTTGCTAATTCCGGTACCTTGTTTGTCCAAGGAGGCGATGTCGGATCCTTGCGCGGAATAATTTGTATCATTTTGGCATACGTGAGTGAGGCAGTCTTTTTACTTATGCGAAAATCGGTGAGCTCGGCTATCAGTGATATGGAAGCATCCGCTGTCATTACCCTCGCCGGGGCAATTTTTTTTGTGCCTACCGCGTTCGTGATATCTCCGGAATTTCATGTATCCAGCCTCAGTATCGCTCAGTGGGGCATACTGACTTATTATGGACTGATTGTGACCGTCGCGGCTTATTGGTTTTGGTTCCGTGGCGTTTCTGGAGTGCCTGCCAGTGAAGCAGGAGCTTTTGTTGGGGTAATGCCGGCATCGGGAGTCATCATTTCAGCGCTCTTTCTTCATGAAACAATTCGTGCTTCCCATGTGGCAGGATGTCTTTTGGTTGCAGTGGGCATTGTCTTCGCAGCTGGACCAACATGGCAAGTGCCTCGCTGGATGCGCCGCGGAGTTCGGGAACCGCTGGTCGTTTCAGAAATTCCTGGCCATGAGGGCATGAGACGCCGGCATCATTGA
- a CDS encoding response regulator, whose product MNIPPKILVIDDDDTVLASFGLWLEDNEFQVIEARNGREGLNVVNTQDPDAIILDLVMPVMDGLEFLRVKADTHPEIPVIVMTGKRDLSDAVRAFKYGAFDYLTKPLDNFELLNHALQSALEHRTLKEKIERAEKRYTNLVQHIPVLIFMLHHDFNLGFINKFCEAMLGFTQSEALSTPNWFLGRIHDADRERIRNAFTATFRKCDRPLSEEFRLIHKDGAVIHGILKTIPAQDCVPGQSVTYMESLVMDISERMMLEKFVVQKEKLKTLGAISAEVAHEIRNPLISIGGFSRRMRQKYPDIAETEIILSEATRLEKTLDRIRTYLHPVKLEREDCSINDIVESALDLLEPELLARNIIPKVKFDRLISQIRCDREMLGQVVINLMRNVSGNIDTENTLVITTFERDQFVNLEIVFHPSHVISDPELLFLPFEETETNVGLPFCYRMLKNMGGSLTFDRNEKACVFLVTLPISGREIQ is encoded by the coding sequence ATGAATATACCACCGAAAATACTCGTTATCGACGATGACGATACCGTCCTTGCCAGTTTTGGTCTCTGGCTTGAAGATAATGAATTCCAGGTCATTGAGGCGCGTAACGGCAGAGAAGGACTGAACGTGGTCAACACGCAGGATCCGGATGCTATCATTCTTGATCTTGTTATGCCGGTCATGGATGGTCTCGAATTTCTTCGTGTTAAAGCCGATACCCACCCCGAGATCCCTGTCATCGTTATGACAGGGAAACGTGATCTTTCAGATGCTGTGCGTGCCTTTAAATATGGCGCATTCGATTATTTAACGAAACCGTTGGATAATTTTGAACTGTTGAACCATGCACTGCAAAGCGCACTTGAACATCGCACATTGAAAGAAAAAATTGAACGTGCCGAAAAACGCTACACAAATCTTGTACAGCATATTCCAGTTCTTATCTTCATGCTGCACCATGATTTTAATCTTGGATTTATCAACAAATTTTGTGAAGCCATGCTCGGATTCACGCAATCGGAAGCACTGAGTACGCCAAATTGGTTTTTAGGACGTATTCACGACGCTGATCGTGAGCGCATTCGCAATGCCTTCACCGCTACATTTCGAAAATGCGATCGTCCGTTATCCGAAGAATTTCGGCTTATTCACAAAGATGGGGCCGTTATCCATGGCATTCTCAAAACGATTCCCGCTCAAGATTGCGTTCCCGGACAATCTGTTACGTATATGGAAAGTTTGGTCATGGATATTTCAGAACGCATGATGCTGGAAAAATTTGTTGTTCAGAAAGAAAAACTTAAAACATTGGGAGCCATCTCTGCCGAAGTCGCTCACGAAATCCGCAATCCTCTTATCTCAATTGGAGGATTCTCTCGCCGAATGCGTCAGAAATATCCAGATATTGCCGAAACTGAGATTATCCTGAGCGAAGCCACCCGTCTTGAAAAAACGCTTGATCGCATTCGAACGTATCTTCACCCTGTGAAGTTGGAACGCGAAGATTGCTCTATAAATGATATCGTGGAATCGGCCCTGGATCTTCTGGAACCGGAACTCCTTGCTCGCAATATCATACCCAAAGTTAAATTCGATCGGTTGATAAGTCAGATCCGTTGTGACCGAGAGATGCTCGGACAAGTTGTCATCAACCTTATGCGGAATGTATCCGGCAATATCGACACGGAGAACACGCTCGTAATAACAACATTTGAACGGGACCAATTTGTTAATCTCGAAATTGTCTTTCATCCTTCTCACGTTATTTCCGACCCGGAACTTCTCTTTTTACCTTTTGAGGAGACCGAAACCAATGTCGGTCTCCCCTTTTGCTATCGCATGCTGAAAAACATGGGTGGGTCTTTAACATTTGATCGGAATGAAAAGGCGTGCGTATTCCTTGTTACTTTGCCGATTTCCGGTCGAGAGATTCAATGA
- a CDS encoding peroxiredoxin: MTSDVQIQSSPMPRIGDLAPQFAAETTQGLLHLEDFKGTWVVMFSHPADFTPVCTTEFIAFAKAHSQFQKMGCELLGLSIDSIFSHIAWTKNIEKTFGQKITFPIIADQARSVAMLYGMIMPGESKTETSRCVFVIDDKQVIRAIIYYPLTTGRNVDEILRLVTALKTTDEHGVATPANWKPGDEVIVPPPRTQDAADDQLGNTDTQCLDWYFCKKTLKS, translated from the coding sequence ATGACTTCGGACGTCCAAATTCAATCCTCTCCTATGCCACGTATTGGTGATCTCGCTCCGCAATTCGCTGCGGAGACAACGCAAGGGCTTTTGCACCTTGAAGATTTTAAGGGAACATGGGTTGTGATGTTTTCTCATCCAGCTGACTTTACTCCAGTTTGTACGACGGAGTTCATTGCATTTGCCAAAGCACACAGTCAATTCCAGAAAATGGGATGCGAACTGCTGGGATTATCCATTGATAGCATATTTTCTCACATCGCCTGGACCAAGAACATTGAAAAAACTTTTGGGCAAAAAATCACATTTCCAATTATTGCGGACCAGGCACGTAGTGTGGCCATGCTTTATGGAATGATTATGCCAGGGGAAAGTAAAACCGAAACCTCACGATGTGTTTTTGTTATAGATGATAAGCAGGTCATTCGAGCGATTATCTATTATCCCTTAACAACGGGACGGAATGTGGATGAAATTCTTCGATTAGTCACGGCGCTGAAAACAACGGATGAACATGGTGTCGCGACTCCTGCCAACTGGAAACCCGGCGATGAGGTTATTGTCCCTCCGCCTCGAACCCAAGACGCCGCTGACGACCAGCTTGGAAATACGGACACGCAGTGCCTGGACTGGTACTTCTGTAAGAAAACATTGAAGTCATAA
- a CDS encoding YkgJ family cysteine cluster protein, translating into MSIRHFSTAIQKRSDPDVCARCASLGPTCCQLVPGQEEACFPVSTLERNRIVDVVSQRGGFTRERNSAAFVNNMARLFPGERKVIMALFPADQFHFRLSTHADGKCTFLESAGCMLPTEVRPYYCRIFPLWVVRDMLTVFTASQCLAQKEGRTVPGVVQAIGTTEQTVRKLHGKLRLAWGLPPREGMAFVSSVKA; encoded by the coding sequence GTGAGCATCCGGCATTTTTCAACTGCAATTCAGAAACGTTCCGACCCCGATGTTTGCGCCAGGTGTGCCTCTTTAGGCCCTACCTGCTGTCAACTTGTGCCGGGACAGGAAGAAGCCTGTTTCCCGGTCTCTACTTTGGAACGTAACCGCATCGTAGACGTTGTGTCGCAACGTGGCGGCTTTACGCGCGAACGCAACTCTGCAGCATTCGTCAATAATATGGCGCGATTGTTTCCCGGTGAGCGGAAAGTCATTATGGCGCTTTTTCCTGCAGACCAATTTCACTTTCGGCTGTCTACACACGCTGATGGGAAATGTACATTTCTCGAATCGGCAGGATGCATGCTCCCGACCGAAGTTCGGCCATATTATTGCCGTATTTTTCCTCTTTGGGTCGTACGAGATATGCTCACCGTGTTTACGGCCTCGCAGTGCTTGGCACAAAAAGAAGGGAGAACCGTACCTGGAGTGGTGCAAGCCATAGGGACGACTGAACAAACCGTGCGAAAACTCCACGGTAAATTGCGTCTGGCATGGGGACTTCCACCAAGGGAAGGGATGGCCTTCGTTTCATCCGTCAAGGCGTAA
- a CDS encoding penicillin-binding protein 1A encodes MKKLLIILVLFTLLVVVAAGMTLAGIYFWAAGDLPGFRNLTDYRPPLVTTVYSRDKEVIGYLYAEKRFLVTLADMPDYLPKAFLASEDSSFYQHEGVDLMAIFRAMVVNMRHGGIRQGGSTITQQIIKRLLLTPEKSYKRKLKEAILAYRLERYLTKDEILTIYLNQIYLGSKSYGVEAAARTYFGVHVGQLTLAQAALLAGLPQAPSRYSPFHDFSSAKARQKYVLGRMLEIGWITKEQHDQAISEPLVFKSMPDPSWKVGPYYLEEVRRWLVERFGESTVYNGGLHVYTAMDPRHQRAAEIALRSGLSASSKRRGYRGPIDSIAKDEFEQYLKSHPVSEENLYPGAWIHVLVTQVTKKGAQVRFGDKTGFMPANTMAFARRKGVKVGDIIAASVESAPKSQAEDVTAEKKKSEASTSWVVNMEQEPIVEGAIVSIDPKSGDVLACSGGFSFERSQFNRATQAERQPGSSFKPIVFSAAMDNGITPGTVIMDSPFVYVDPFTHKVWRPSNYGGKFLGPMTVRSALSKSRNLVTIRVAKTIGMQKIIDRAKALGIEAEIPPYLPVSIGAASLKLINLCKAYTAFARDGSYVDPRFVLSVKSAWGEDVYTSQVTAVPAISPQNAYIMASLLKEVVRAGTATRVKKLGRPIAGKTGTTNDEQDAWFIGFSPYLLTGVYIGFDQLKPMGRGETGGRAALPIWLNYRSVVEEDYPVEDFHMPQEGLTIANVDGIPMPFLKGSEQALAYIDDEENRIDMADPNAPLARGEDLLRQMF; translated from the coding sequence ATGAAAAAACTGCTGATCATTCTTGTTTTGTTTACTTTACTTGTTGTCGTTGCGGCAGGCATGACTCTGGCCGGTATTTATTTTTGGGCAGCCGGAGATTTACCTGGTTTTCGAAATTTGACGGATTATCGTCCGCCATTGGTGACAACGGTCTATAGTAGAGACAAAGAAGTCATAGGATATCTCTACGCGGAGAAACGTTTTCTCGTGACCCTGGCCGATATGCCGGACTACCTTCCCAAAGCGTTTCTCGCGTCGGAAGACTCATCATTTTATCAGCATGAAGGTGTTGATCTCATGGCTATTTTTCGTGCCATGGTGGTGAATATGCGTCATGGTGGCATCCGGCAGGGGGGGAGCACCATCACCCAACAAATTATCAAACGGTTGCTGCTGACTCCGGAAAAAAGCTACAAACGTAAACTCAAAGAAGCAATTTTGGCGTATCGTCTGGAACGGTATTTGACGAAAGATGAAATTCTGACCATCTACCTCAACCAGATTTATCTCGGTTCAAAATCTTATGGCGTTGAAGCGGCTGCACGGACGTACTTTGGTGTGCATGTTGGCCAATTGACGTTGGCGCAAGCTGCGCTTTTGGCCGGTCTGCCACAAGCGCCTTCCCGATACAGTCCTTTCCATGATTTCAGTTCAGCCAAGGCAAGACAAAAATATGTTCTCGGGCGTATGCTTGAGATTGGTTGGATTACGAAAGAACAACATGATCAAGCTATCAGTGAGCCATTAGTTTTTAAAAGCATGCCTGACCCGTCCTGGAAGGTTGGCCCGTATTATCTTGAAGAAGTACGACGTTGGCTTGTGGAACGGTTCGGTGAATCCACGGTGTATAATGGTGGATTGCATGTCTATACTGCGATGGATCCGCGTCACCAGCGTGCCGCAGAAATTGCGTTGCGCAGTGGTTTATCGGCATCTTCGAAGCGTCGGGGATATCGTGGACCTATAGACTCCATAGCTAAAGACGAGTTCGAGCAATACTTAAAGTCTCATCCTGTGTCAGAGGAAAATCTTTATCCTGGAGCCTGGATTCATGTTCTTGTCACCCAGGTCACGAAAAAAGGAGCGCAAGTCCGATTTGGCGATAAAACAGGTTTTATGCCGGCCAACACGATGGCATTTGCCAGACGCAAGGGCGTCAAAGTTGGTGATATTATCGCAGCGTCGGTGGAATCCGCACCGAAGTCTCAAGCGGAAGACGTTACTGCCGAGAAAAAGAAGAGTGAGGCAAGCACAAGCTGGGTGGTCAATATGGAGCAAGAGCCTATTGTTGAAGGCGCGATTGTCTCCATTGATCCCAAGTCGGGCGATGTCCTGGCCTGTTCAGGCGGATTCTCCTTTGAGCGCAGTCAATTCAATCGAGCAACACAAGCCGAAAGACAACCTGGATCGTCGTTTAAACCCATCGTCTTTTCCGCAGCAATGGATAACGGGATTACTCCGGGCACGGTGATTATGGACAGTCCGTTTGTCTATGTTGATCCGTTTACCCATAAGGTCTGGCGACCAAGTAACTATGGTGGTAAATTTCTTGGACCTATGACGGTTCGTTCTGCATTGTCCAAGTCGCGTAACCTCGTCACGATTCGGGTCGCAAAAACGATCGGTATGCAAAAAATTATCGATCGGGCCAAAGCTCTTGGGATTGAAGCTGAAATACCACCATATCTTCCTGTCAGTATTGGCGCGGCGTCATTGAAATTGATCAATTTATGCAAGGCCTATACGGCTTTTGCGCGCGACGGTTCCTATGTGGACCCACGGTTTGTACTCTCTGTAAAAAGTGCGTGGGGAGAAGATGTCTATACGTCCCAAGTGACGGCGGTTCCGGCCATTTCTCCGCAAAATGCCTACATCATGGCGTCGTTGTTAAAAGAAGTTGTTCGCGCCGGCACGGCAACCCGAGTGAAAAAATTGGGACGTCCCATCGCAGGAAAAACGGGAACAACCAACGATGAGCAAGACGCATGGTTTATTGGTTTTTCACCCTATCTGTTGACGGGGGTTTATATTGGATTTGACCAACTCAAACCGATGGGACGCGGTGAAACCGGTGGACGAGCGGCCTTGCCGATATGGCTTAATTATCGCTCTGTCGTTGAAGAAGATTATCCCGTGGAAGACTTCCACATGCCGCAAGAAGGGTTGACCATCGCGAATGTCGACGGCATTCCTATGCCTTTCCTTAAAGGATCGGAGCAGGCTCTGGCGTATATTGATGACGAGGAAAACCGTATCGACATGGCTGACCCCAATGCCCCCTTGGCCCGTGGCGAAGATCTATTACGCCAAATGTTTTAG
- a CDS encoding phenylpyruvate tautomerase MIF-related protein yields MPLCRIETNVTFDEHVKTDLCAKLSQTLATLTGKSENYVMTLIVDNVAMSFAGSLEPAASVECKSIGLAETQCTQFCSALCAFIDQEMGVSPDRTYIEFTDLNRRFFGWNGSTFG; encoded by the coding sequence ATGCCACTGTGCCGGATTGAAACAAACGTGACATTTGACGAGCACGTGAAAACCGACCTGTGCGCCAAACTTTCGCAGACACTGGCCACACTGACCGGGAAGAGTGAAAACTATGTCATGACCTTGATCGTGGACAATGTTGCCATGTCGTTTGCGGGCTCATTGGAACCGGCTGCATCCGTTGAGTGCAAGAGTATCGGTCTTGCTGAAACGCAGTGTACGCAATTCTGTAGTGCTTTGTGTGCTTTTATCGATCAGGAAATGGGGGTTTCTCCAGACAGAACCTACATTGAGTTTACAGATCTCAATCGTCGTTTTTTTGGATGGAATGGAAGCACCTTCGGCTGA
- a CDS encoding HD domain-containing protein — MILARDSAQTEAGNQCKLYDLLDHADPQEVKQEVHSIATSISPNMDGDLLETVHNDIIRLFKGEYPGFRASTAKYHDLEHTNSVALATVRILHGLALSGKVAIDGRMTLTALVAALFHDLGLVQTLHETQGTGARFMVGHEKRSIAFLRAYFADKNVPPHFVDDAAHIIQVTELVRQIDTIHFRTETIRLLAKVVGSADLLAQMADRKYLEKLLLLFEEFEEAGLNAYTTEIELYHQTNDFYQKTVQPRLASFDNIAHAVQHHFRMRFGINADLYHEAIQCNIDYLQHVLRQCNESMQCYSSHFNRPGIANPTISQKTDPSDSH; from the coding sequence ATGATTTTGGCTCGTGATTCAGCCCAAACCGAAGCAGGCAATCAGTGCAAGCTTTACGACCTCCTTGACCATGCAGATCCACAGGAGGTCAAACAGGAAGTCCACTCTATCGCAACATCCATTTCACCCAATATGGATGGTGATCTTCTTGAGACTGTTCATAACGATATCATTCGTCTTTTTAAAGGTGAATACCCCGGTTTTCGAGCGAGCACGGCCAAATATCATGACCTCGAACATACCAATTCCGTTGCTTTGGCAACGGTGAGGATACTGCACGGTCTTGCTCTGTCCGGCAAAGTCGCCATTGATGGAAGGATGACGCTGACTGCTCTTGTCGCCGCATTATTTCACGATCTTGGACTTGTACAAACACTGCACGAAACTCAAGGCACCGGGGCTCGCTTCATGGTTGGCCATGAAAAACGTAGTATTGCGTTTCTTCGTGCCTATTTTGCCGATAAAAATGTTCCGCCGCATTTCGTTGACGATGCAGCACACATCATCCAGGTCACGGAGCTCGTTCGCCAAATTGATACCATACATTTTCGTACGGAAACCATTCGTCTTCTGGCCAAAGTCGTGGGGTCGGCGGACCTTCTCGCTCAAATGGCCGATCGAAAATATCTCGAAAAATTATTGTTGCTTTTTGAGGAATTTGAGGAAGCAGGACTCAACGCGTATACGACAGAGATTGAACTCTACCATCAAACCAACGATTTCTACCAAAAAACCGTGCAACCACGCCTCGCCAGCTTCGACAACATTGCCCACGCTGTTCAGCATCATTTCCGCATGCGGTTTGGGATAAACGCTGATTTGTATCATGAGGCTATTCAATGTAATATTGATTATCTTCAACATGTTTTACGTCAATGCAACGAATCCATGCAATGCTACTCTTCCCATTTCAACCGTCCAGGCATAGCAAATCCTACCATATCCCAAAAGACCGATCCTTCAGACAGTCACTGA
- a CDS encoding U32 family peptidase, with translation MTSSARPELLAPAGDRASFLAALAAGADAVYVGLKHFSARMQADNFSITELAQLTELAHKKSRRVYVAINTLVKPDEIDKAGRLIDRTVRLVAPDAFIVCDLGVIELARQVGFSGEIHVSTLANISHQRNLSLLPALGVQRAVLPRELNVDEIRAMSEACPDGVTLETFVHGALCHNISGRCYWSSFLGGKSGLRGRCVQPCRRVYENKGQKGRYFSCLDLSLDVLAKTLLTIKNVSAWKIEGRKKGPHYVYHTVSAYKLLRDEPGNPDAKKQALSYLEQSLGRPGTHYSFLPQKPKNPVEAIKQTGSGMVVGRLSLSGPGKASFSPRIGLLPGDILRIGYEDEPGHQVIRSPKSFPKGGRFDVRYQGRHRPKSGTQVFLIDRREADLVSIVDSMQAELEAIPKPQNKESQFVATLPAPFKSPRKMRSLTYDVWRNPPLDRIRTDFGMWLAVGKGHSLPLTRSGQAWWWLPPIIWPNEENEYVALTDLLLRRGARKFVLNAPWQRSLFPKHLKKETQLWAGPFCNTSNALALKVLEQMGFCGAIVSPELSQEDLVSLPTKSPLPLGIVQHGRWPLGLSRTLAMDLKHHMPLKSPMNEVCFTAKHGQNIWIFPSWNLDLTGKSRELERAGYSVYIHLREPTPKNVPISERPGLFNWEVGLI, from the coding sequence GCCGACGCTGTATACGTTGGTCTGAAACATTTTTCGGCCCGTATGCAAGCTGATAATTTTTCTATCACTGAACTGGCTCAACTTACCGAATTGGCCCATAAAAAAAGCCGTCGAGTATATGTTGCCATCAATACATTGGTCAAACCTGACGAAATCGACAAGGCCGGTCGTCTAATCGATCGGACAGTGCGTCTTGTTGCACCCGATGCCTTTATTGTGTGCGACCTCGGCGTTATCGAGCTTGCCCGTCAAGTTGGCTTTTCCGGCGAAATTCATGTGTCCACGTTGGCCAACATCTCACACCAACGCAATCTTTCGCTTCTTCCTGCACTGGGTGTGCAGCGGGCGGTCCTCCCTCGAGAACTCAATGTGGATGAAATCCGTGCCATGTCCGAAGCCTGTCCGGACGGTGTCACACTCGAAACGTTTGTTCACGGTGCGCTATGCCATAATATTTCCGGTCGCTGTTACTGGAGCAGTTTCTTAGGCGGGAAAAGTGGATTGCGCGGTCGTTGTGTTCAACCGTGTCGACGGGTCTATGAAAATAAGGGGCAAAAGGGACGTTATTTTTCCTGCCTCGACCTCAGCCTTGATGTGCTCGCAAAGACGCTCCTCACTATTAAAAACGTGAGTGCCTGGAAAATTGAAGGTCGAAAAAAAGGACCGCATTATGTGTACCACACCGTCAGCGCGTACAAGCTACTACGTGATGAACCAGGCAATCCCGATGCAAAGAAACAGGCACTAAGCTATCTGGAACAGTCTCTCGGCCGGCCGGGAACGCACTATTCTTTTTTGCCGCAGAAACCGAAAAACCCGGTCGAGGCAATCAAACAAACCGGCTCCGGTATGGTTGTGGGTCGATTATCACTGAGTGGCCCTGGAAAGGCCTCTTTCTCCCCACGTATCGGTTTGTTGCCCGGAGATATCTTGCGTATTGGCTATGAAGACGAGCCCGGTCATCAGGTCATTCGTTCTCCCAAATCCTTTCCGAAGGGCGGACGTTTTGATGTGCGATACCAAGGGCGACATCGTCCGAAATCCGGAACTCAGGTCTTCCTCATCGACAGGCGGGAAGCCGATCTTGTTTCCATTGTCGACTCCATGCAAGCCGAGCTTGAAGCCATCCCTAAACCGCAAAATAAAGAATCGCAGTTTGTAGCCACTCTTCCTGCGCCCTTCAAGTCGCCACGAAAAATGCGTTCGTTGACGTATGATGTATGGCGCAACCCTCCTCTTGATCGTATTCGCACAGACTTCGGTATGTGGCTCGCAGTCGGAAAAGGACATAGCCTCCCACTCACCCGTTCCGGGCAAGCATGGTGGTGGCTCCCTCCTATCATCTGGCCGAACGAAGAAAACGAGTATGTGGCGTTGACGGATCTCCTTTTGCGTCGTGGAGCCCGAAAATTCGTACTGAATGCACCTTGGCAGCGCAGTTTGTTTCCGAAGCACCTCAAAAAAGAAACGCAACTTTGGGCCGGACCGTTTTGCAATACGTCGAATGCCCTCGCGTTGAAAGTTCTTGAACAAATGGGTTTTTGTGGTGCCATTGTCTCGCCGGAACTTTCTCAAGAAGATCTGGTTAGTCTGCCAACCAAAAGCCCTCTTCCGCTTGGTATTGTTCAACACGGACGCTGGCCACTGGGCCTGTCTCGCACACTCGCCATGGACCTCAAGCACCATATGCCGCTCAAGAGTCCTATGAACGAAGTATGCTTCACCGCCAAGCATGGACAAAATATTTGGATTTTTCCTTCCTGGAATCTTGATCTGACAGGAAAATCACGAGAACTTGAACGAGCTGGTTACAGCGTCTACATTCATTTGCGTGAACCCACACCGAAAAACGTTCCCATTTCGGAACGCCCGGGCTTGTTTAACTGGGAAGTTGGCCTCATTTAA